From Candidatus Hinthialibacter antarcticus, a single genomic window includes:
- the ilvC gene encoding ketol-acid reductoisomerase, with the protein MRYSVCYRGYHEENETMVQIYYDDDANLDLLKGKTVAIIGYGSQGHAHSQNLRDSGVSVIVAEVPGKNFDQAKADGFEVMSAAEAAKKGDLITITVPDQFQPMVYNDAIAPEMKAGKTLLFAHGFNIHYGQIIPPADVDVIMVAPKGPGHLVRRVYTEGGGVPCLIAVEQDASGSAKDNALAYAKGIGGARAGVIETSFREETETDLFGEQVVLCGGLTALMKAGFETLVDAGYQPEMAYFECVHEMKLIIDLIYEKGLAGMRDSISDTAEYGDFSRGPRIITEETKMEMEDILEEIQNGEFALEWILENQANRPKLNALRKRDAEHELETTGAELRNLMSWLKKK; encoded by the coding sequence ATACGATATTCTGTTTGTTACAGAGGATACCACGAGGAGAACGAAACGATGGTTCAGATTTACTATGATGATGATGCGAATTTAGACTTACTCAAAGGCAAAACCGTTGCCATTATCGGTTACGGCAGCCAGGGACACGCCCACTCGCAAAACCTGCGCGACAGCGGCGTCAGCGTAATTGTCGCCGAAGTACCCGGCAAAAACTTTGACCAAGCCAAAGCGGACGGCTTTGAAGTGATGAGCGCCGCCGAAGCCGCCAAAAAGGGCGACCTGATTACGATTACGGTTCCCGACCAGTTCCAACCGATGGTTTATAACGACGCCATTGCGCCGGAAATGAAAGCGGGCAAAACCCTGCTGTTCGCGCACGGGTTCAACATTCACTACGGCCAGATTATCCCGCCTGCTGACGTCGACGTCATCATGGTCGCGCCCAAAGGCCCCGGTCACCTGGTGCGCCGTGTGTATACCGAAGGCGGCGGCGTCCCTTGCTTGATCGCGGTCGAACAAGACGCTTCCGGCAGCGCCAAAGACAACGCGCTTGCTTACGCCAAAGGCATCGGCGGCGCCCGCGCGGGCGTGATCGAAACCAGTTTCCGCGAAGAAACCGAAACCGATTTGTTCGGTGAGCAAGTGGTTCTCTGCGGCGGTTTGACCGCGCTGATGAAAGCCGGATTCGAAACCCTGGTCGATGCGGGCTACCAGCCTGAAATGGCCTATTTTGAATGCGTCCACGAAATGAAATTGATCATCGACCTGATTTATGAGAAGGGCCTCGCCGGGATGCGCGACAGCATTTCTGACACCGCCGAATACGGCGACTTCTCACGCGGGCCGCGCATCATCACCGAAGAAACCAAGATGGAAATGGAAGATATTCTCGAAGAAATCCAGAACGGCGAGTTCGCCTTGGAATGGATCCTTGAGAACCAAGCCAACCGTCCGAAATTGAACGCGCTTCGCAAACGCGACGCCGAACACGAACTCGAAACCACCGGCGCCGAACTGCGCAACCTGATGTCGTGGTTGAAAAAGAAGTAA
- a CDS encoding transposase: MPNYRRANIQGAMYFFTVVTHNRRPILTSQSARNCLKQAINIARGKRPFTIEGFVLLHDHIHTIWKLPEDDNDFSTRWQIIKSLFTRNYQSAIQSQTNISKSKIQKNEKGIWQRRYWEHFIRDENDFHHHLDYIHYNPVKHGYVSSPKDWEYSSFQKYVEKEWYDINWGSSEPTTMMNTCTGE, encoded by the coding sequence ATGCCGAACTATCGACGGGCGAACATACAAGGCGCAATGTATTTTTTCACGGTCGTCACGCATAACCGACGCCCGATACTTACATCTCAATCCGCACGGAATTGCTTAAAACAAGCCATCAACATCGCAAGAGGAAAACGTCCATTTACGATTGAAGGATTCGTCTTGCTCCACGATCATATTCACACGATTTGGAAATTGCCTGAAGATGACAACGACTTTTCAACGCGATGGCAAATCATCAAGTCGCTATTCACGCGAAATTATCAAAGCGCAATTCAATCTCAAACAAATATATCAAAATCGAAAATTCAAAAAAACGAAAAAGGCATTTGGCAACGACGTTATTGGGAACATTTCATCCGAGATGAAAATGATTTTCACCACCATTTGGATTATATTCATTACAACCCGGTGAAGCATGGATACGTTTCGTCGCCAAAAGATTGGGAATATTCATCATTCCAAAAATATGTTGAAAAAGAATGGTATGACATAAATTGGGGAAGCAGTGAACCTACAACAATGATGAATACTTGTACGGGAGAATGA
- a CDS encoding ribonuclease HII produces MIDPKYDIEHALHERKAGLIAGVDEAGRGPLAGPVVAAVVILSNDSDYSAFAGINDSKQLSESTREQMYERIIQHAYAYSVAQASPREIDAINIRRASLLAMKRAVEKLPKPPGYVLVDGRDYPEITLSGEAVIKGDARCLCVGAASIIAKVVRDRIMVALDREHPAYGFAQHKGYPTEYHRAAVQIFGACKEHRTKYGPVQENLLACDPTPAFQSFMKQVAPCKQIDALMAIGNQIEASRLDTIEASYLQQRCKYRLEALKQASKKISTLRKGKRGENVAARLLEDNGYAIWERNYKIRGGEIDLIVNRGMLIVFVEVKTRTSDKFGAPLESITKRKAQTMIRTAERYLFDRDLLHGWDIRYDVISVYTPKGEAPQIEHIEDAFRVEEELR; encoded by the coding sequence ATGATCGATCCAAAATACGATATTGAACATGCGTTGCATGAGCGCAAGGCCGGGCTGATCGCGGGGGTGGATGAAGCCGGGCGCGGACCGCTGGCAGGCCCGGTGGTCGCGGCGGTGGTGATCCTCTCTAACGACAGCGATTACAGCGCGTTCGCGGGAATCAACGACTCCAAGCAATTGTCCGAATCCACCCGCGAGCAGATGTACGAGCGCATCATCCAGCACGCGTACGCCTACTCGGTCGCGCAAGCCTCGCCGCGAGAGATCGACGCCATTAATATCCGCAGAGCGTCGCTTTTGGCGATGAAACGCGCCGTCGAAAAACTTCCAAAGCCGCCCGGGTATGTATTGGTTGACGGACGCGACTACCCGGAGATCACGCTTTCCGGCGAGGCGGTCATCAAAGGCGACGCGCGTTGCTTATGCGTGGGGGCGGCGTCGATCATCGCCAAAGTGGTGCGCGACCGCATCATGGTCGCGCTCGACCGCGAACACCCCGCCTACGGGTTCGCGCAACACAAGGGCTATCCGACCGAATACCATCGCGCCGCAGTACAAATTTTCGGCGCCTGCAAAGAGCACCGCACGAAGTATGGCCCCGTGCAGGAAAACCTGCTCGCCTGCGACCCCACGCCTGCGTTTCAATCGTTTATGAAACAGGTCGCCCCGTGCAAACAGATAGACGCACTGATGGCGATTGGGAACCAAATCGAAGCGTCCAGGTTGGATACAATAGAGGCGAGTTACTTACAACAGCGTTGCAAGTATCGTCTCGAAGCGCTCAAACAAGCATCGAAAAAAATATCCACTTTGCGAAAAGGCAAGCGCGGCGAAAACGTCGCGGCCCGGCTGCTGGAAGACAACGGGTACGCGATCTGGGAACGCAATTACAAAATACGCGGCGGCGAGATCGACCTGATCGTCAACCGGGGGATGCTTATCGTTTTCGTTGAAGTCAAAACGCGTACGTCAGACAAATTCGGCGCGCCGTTGGAAAGCATCACCAAACGCAAAGCACAGACGATGATCCGAACCGCAGAACGCTATTTATTCGACAGAGATTTACTGCACGGCTGGGATATCCGCTACGATGTTATCAGCGTGTATACGCCCAAAGGCGAGGCGCCGCAGATCGAGCACATCGAAGACGCCTTTCGGGTGGAGGAAGAGTTGCGATGA
- the ilvN gene encoding acetolactate synthase small subunit, with the protein MRRHVFYVLVENRSGVLARVAGLFSARGFNIESLTVAETENPKISRMTIVAPGDDKILDQVRKQLNKLIDVHECRDFSMEDRDIINRELVLVKLKIKPDQRSEIVEISNIFRAHIADVGIHTMTVEATGSEGKIQAFLKLLAPYEVLEVARGGRVAMARGLVKSDQAAPALV; encoded by the coding sequence ATGAGACGACATGTGTTCTATGTGTTGGTGGAAAACCGCTCCGGCGTTTTGGCTCGCGTGGCGGGCTTGTTTTCGGCGCGCGGCTTTAATATCGAAAGTTTGACCGTCGCGGAAACCGAAAATCCAAAAATTTCACGAATGACCATCGTCGCGCCCGGCGATGACAAGATTCTCGATCAAGTGCGCAAGCAACTCAACAAATTGATTGACGTGCATGAATGCCGCGATTTTTCGATGGAAGACCGCGACATCATCAACCGCGAGTTGGTTTTAGTCAAACTGAAAATCAAACCCGATCAGCGGTCGGAGATTGTTGAAATCTCAAATATTTTCCGGGCGCATATCGCCGACGTGGGTATTCACACCATGACGGTGGAAGCGACCGGTTCCGAAGGCAAGATTCAGGCGTTTTTGAAATTGCTGGCGCCGTACGAAGTGTTAGAAGTCGCGCGCGGCGGACGCGTCGCCATGGCGCGCGGGTTGGTCAAATCCGATCAAGCCGCTCCAGCATTGGTCTAA